The Parashewanella tropica genome window below encodes:
- a CDS encoding DUF6864 domain-containing function → MIKINNLELSCSAFILIHEKQAEIETVVDNWPIKISFEFAETQHTSTSISWTAADDNHAHIQLVNWQKMQTSSMAKPALLGTTNTSNRNIYITLCGQAIGNVYRLDIQLLLGAANA, encoded by the coding sequence ATGATAAAAATAAATAATTTAGAATTATCTTGCTCCGCTTTCATATTGATACATGAAAAACAAGCTGAAATCGAAACAGTTGTGGATAACTGGCCTATCAAAATTTCATTCGAATTTGCAGAGACTCAGCATACGAGCACTTCGATAAGCTGGACAGCTGCCGATGACAACCATGCGCACATCCAACTTGTTAATTGGCAAAAAATGCAAACATCATCAATGGCAAAACCTGCATTATTAGGTACAACGAATACCTCAAACAGGAATATTTATATAACCCTTTGTGGTCAGGCTATCGGAAATGTCTACCGTTTAGATATACAACTGCTATTAGGAGCTGCAAATGCTTAA
- a CDS encoding ISAs1 family transposase, protein MNGHDLIQQLSTIRDPRQDWKIDHKLTDILLLTICGVIAGAEGWEEVEDFGHERLDWLQNYGDFDNGIPAHDTIARVISSISAKQFQQCFIDWMQACHEVTKGDVVAIDGKTVRRSYNKAKRLGPIHMVSAFSTANNVVLGQIKTAEKSNEITAIPELLKLLDIRGCIVTIDAMGCQKQIAQTILDKNADYLLAVKGNHKRLEETFIKHFSMDKLQKWNGEYFTTNEKAHGREETRMHITCETFGEFVDLGFEWPGLQTLGISISFRNNEGEVPTDATIRYFISSAKLTPKKFAEAVRSHWHIENKLHWKLDVAMREDDCRIRRGEAPEVFSNIRHVALNLLNKETTFKAGLKRKQKKAAMSTSYLAQVLAGQELS, encoded by the coding sequence ATGAACGGCCATGATTTGATTCAACAACTTTCTACAATCAGAGACCCACGACAGGACTGGAAGATTGATCACAAGCTAACAGATATTTTGCTACTCACCATTTGTGGTGTTATTGCTGGTGCTGAAGGTTGGGAAGAAGTTGAAGACTTCGGTCATGAACGACTTGACTGGCTTCAGAATTATGGAGATTTTGATAATGGAATTCCCGCTCACGATACCATTGCCAGAGTGATTAGCAGCATTAGTGCAAAGCAGTTCCAACAATGTTTTATTGATTGGATGCAAGCTTGTCATGAAGTGACTAAAGGCGATGTTGTCGCCATTGACGGTAAGACCGTTCGTCGTTCATATAACAAAGCAAAGCGGCTTGGCCCTATTCATATGGTGAGTGCTTTTTCTACAGCGAATAATGTCGTGCTTGGACAAATAAAAACGGCTGAAAAGTCTAACGAAATTACAGCAATCCCAGAGTTACTAAAACTATTAGACATTAGAGGTTGCATTGTAACCATTGATGCAATGGGCTGTCAGAAGCAAATAGCTCAAACAATCTTAGATAAAAATGCCGACTACTTGCTTGCAGTAAAAGGTAATCATAAGCGCTTAGAAGAAACCTTTATCAAACATTTCTCTATGGATAAACTTCAGAAATGGAATGGTGAATATTTTACAACAAACGAAAAGGCACACGGGCGTGAAGAAACTCGAATGCACATAACCTGTGAAACTTTTGGAGAGTTTGTTGATTTAGGCTTTGAATGGCCAGGGCTACAAACATTGGGAATCAGTATTTCCTTTAGAAATAACGAAGGTGAAGTTCCCACAGACGCTACAATTCGATACTTCATTAGCTCAGCTAAATTAACGCCGAAGAAGTTTGCTGAAGCTGTAAGGTCGCATTGGCATATAGAAAATAAGCTTCACTGGAAATTGGATGTTGCGATGCGAGAGGATGATTGTCGTATACGACGAGGTGAAGCACCAGAAGTGTTTTCAAACATACGTCATGTAGCGCTGAATTTACTCAATAAAGAAACAACCTTTAAAGCCGGTTTAAAGAGAAAGCAAAAGAAAGCAGCAATGAGTACAAGTTACCTAGCTCAAGTCCTTGCAGGGCAAGAGCTTTCGTAA